Proteins encoded by one window of Winogradskyella sp. PG-2:
- a CDS encoding sigma-70 family RNA polymerase sigma factor — MTTKTVWDIYSADIKRFILSKIKDESISDDILQDTFIKVHTKLHTLKDDSKLKTWLFSVARYTILDYFKSSKKALELKDFQYEIDSQSATHTEKDCLRGILINLPKKYRDPIFLSDIMGLKQKYVAERLNLPLPTVKSQIQFARRLIAQGFMDCCGFEMNKDGYLVGEIQDKADCKVCH, encoded by the coding sequence ATGACAACAAAAACTGTTTGGGATATATATTCAGCAGATATAAAACGTTTTATCTTAAGTAAAATTAAAGATGAAAGTATATCAGATGATATCCTACAAGATACATTTATCAAAGTGCATACTAAACTACATACACTTAAGGATGATAGTAAGTTAAAAACATGGCTCTTTTCAGTAGCTCGCTATACCATTCTCGACTATTTTAAATCTTCAAAGAAAGCATTAGAGCTAAAAGATTTTCAATACGAAATAGATTCGCAATCTGCTACACATACCGAGAAAGATTGTCTAAGAGGTATATTAATTAACCTCCCTAAAAAGTACAGAGACCCTATTTTTCTATCAGATATTATGGGTTTAAAACAAAAGTATGTAGCAGAAAGATTGAATCTTCCATTACCAACAGTGAAATCTCAAATACAGTTTGCTAGAAGACTGATTGCTCAAGGTTTTATGGATTGTTGTGGCTTTGAAATGAATAAAGATGGTTATTTAGTAGGTGAAATACAAGACAAAGCTGATTGTAAAGTATGC